A region from the Aphis gossypii isolate Hap1 chromosome 1, ASM2018417v2, whole genome shotgun sequence genome encodes:
- the LOC114130198 gene encoding major facilitator superfamily domain-containing protein 12-like, with translation MNTMMDRCENCGDEYERLLSEEDDRSSAAEDQCSERTLHHRQPQPVDTGRRVAYGFGHVFNDITAAIWFSYTMVFMQNVVGIPSTTAGFLLFFGQTVDAIATPFVGIMVDKFGKKKNWVLLGTVMEAISFPLIYYVWNLSIFVTTLIYICAILTFQMAWALVQISHLSLIPELTDLSLERGKLTSIRYVFTVSTNILMFIIAWLVFRGVRNNGNMGSLIGPNDSEKFQMLALIATTIGVFSAFIFHGLLKSPRNTNKKLMYRQNRQINFDKILQFCKNVHLYQVAIVFTTCKLLINIALIYIPLFINESAINESGTIASIPLVAYISSLITSIGVEYVKPYFKSDKAIFTIGSVISIFGSLLVFFNPNNALTYHYLCLAAICFGSGSAITSVLSLSVTANLIGNDTDCGASIYSSVTFSDKLINGLVIIGIEFMKCTDLEKCSHYYRDVLAFSSGSLALIGLLVFLTIPKILIKATKSSSSHIVI, from the exons atgaACACGATGATGGATCGGTGCGAGAACTGTGGCGATGAATACGAACGGTTGCTGAGCGAAGAGGATGACCGTTCGTCGGCGGCCGAAGATCAATGTAGCGAACGCACGCTGCATCATCGGCAACCGCAACCCGTGGATACCGGTCGGCGCGTCGCCTACGGCTTCGGACACGTCTTCAACGACATCACCGCGGCCATTTGGTTCTCTTACACCATGGTATTCATGCAAAACGTTGTTGGTATACCCTCGACCACCGCTGGATTTCTGCTGTTTTTTG GTCAAACTGTAGACGCAATAGCAACACCATTTGTGGGAATCATGGTTGACAAATttggaaaaaagaaaaattgggtgctattag GCACTGTGATGGAAGCCATAAGTTTTCCGTTAATATATTACGTTTGGAATCTATCGATTTTTGTAACTACTTTGATATATATTTGCGCAATATTAACATTCCAAATGGCCTGGGCTCTTGTTCAAATTTCTCATTTGTCGTTAATACCAGAGCTAACTGATTTGTCTTTGGAGAGAGGCAAATTAACTTCTATAAG atATGTATTCACTGTGtccacaaatattttaatgttcataATTGCTTGGTTAGTGTTTAGAGGTGTACGGAATAACGGAAATATGGGTAGTCTCATTGGTCCTAACGACTcagaaaaatttcaa ATGTTAGCATTAATTGCTACTACAATTGGAGTGTTTTCTGCGTTTATTTTCCACGGGCTATTGAAAAGTCCACGAAATACCAATAAGAAATTGATGTACAGGCAGAATCGACagataaattttgataaaatactacaattttgtaaaaacgtTCATCTATATCAAGTGGCTATAGTGTTTACGACTTGTAagctgttaataaatatagctcTGATCTATATACCACTATTTATCAACGAATCGGCTATTAACGAATCTGGTACCATTGCTAGCATACCGTTGGTGGCGTATATTTCTTCTTTGATCACATCTATTGGCGTGGAATACGttaaaccatattttaaatctgataAA gCAATCTTTACAATTGGTAgtgtaatatcaatttttggaTCATTATTGGTATTCTTCAATCCTAATAACGCATTAACATATCACTACTTATGTTTAGCTGCTATATGCTttg GTTCAGGAAGTGCGATAACTTCAGTTTTGAGCCTTAGTGTCACCGCCAATCTTATTGGAAATGATACAGATTGTGGAGCTTCCATATATAGTTCCGTGACATTTTctgacaaattaattaatggttTAGTTATCATTGGAATAGAATTCAT gaaatGCACTGATTTGGAAAAATgttcacattattatagaGATGTTTTAGCATTTAGCAGTGGATCACTTGCACTCATtggtttattagtatttttaacaataccaaaaatacttataaaagcaACAAAGAGTTCATCATcgcatatagttatttaa
- the LOC114128097 gene encoding 39S ribosomal protein L35, mitochondrial: MLRRACSSILSGGVRLMRLQIENVPSKTTGSNLFSSVNKSFANFETNRFYSSILSSSSKSTERILDKNTSIVHSNLMLNFNLQQNRNLTKFSLQKGKRKTVKTVVDRFYRLGWGIWIRTKCGRQKKMWKKPAARKRRLRQHVFCNAKQSTLLDKMTTKYWKKRRFYPDDPYEPYHDREEFPYTRKTPIS, encoded by the exons ATGTTAAGACGAGCCTGTAGTTCTATTTTATCCG gaGGTGTTCGCCTTATGCGGTTACAAATAGAGAATGTTCCAAGTAAAACTACAGGGTCTAATCTATTTAGTTCTGTGAATAAGAGCTTTGccaattttgaaacaaataggTTCTATTCGTCCATTTTATCCTCCAGTTCTAAATCTACTGAAAGAATTTTGGACAAGAATACATCTATTGTTCattctaatttaat gcttAATTTCAACCTTCAACAAAACAGGAACTTAACaaaattttcattacaaaaaGGGAAAAGGAAAACCGTAAAAACAGTTGTTGATCGATTTTATCGTTTAGGATG gggTATATGGATTCGAACAAAATGTGGACGACAAAAGAAGATGTGGAAAAAACCAGCTGCTAGAAAACGAAGATTGAGACAACACGTGTTTTGTAATGCCAAACAGTCCACTCTTTTAGATAAAATGACAacaaaatattggaaaaaaagaAGGTTTTATCCAGATGATCCATATGAACCTTATCACGATAGAGAAGAATTTCCATATACTAGAAAAACTCCAATATCTTAG
- the LOC114128080 gene encoding tubulin-specific chaperone D: MVLPVNSMSDSLDDTSEGVGLGCCLVLFTEWKQIIDFIDELPEIYSNESQSENSYEKFKYILTQYTEQPHLIDPYLCEILGKILSIVRDTSKPSLLKHKAFRYLFLVVSVRGYKVVLQNLPHEVSDLEKVLKMLEEQNESDHDSWETRYCLLLWLSIIVIIPFDMCKLDGTMHIECKTTLQRLVDVVMTYLSSGDACRDMATVLASRLFIRSDVKESHLPIFLDWVKLKISDEKATRWERLGAMSSIAAIFKAARREDAQKFVEEIFECLKLSKCKSDSLRLTRKYYMKIVQRAGLTLLKVRIAAWRYDRGTRSLEQNLLSTEPHTIETKYVQIAEEDDDEIPPLLEDIIQELIEGLKDTDIIVRYSAAKGVGRITGRLSKTYGNEVVNAVLSMLSPEENDNAWHGGCLALAELGRRGLLLSENLPLVVPAVIKALVYDEPKGYTSVGSHIRDAACYVCWSFARAFSTNDIQPYVEEIAGALLAVACYDRELTCRRAASAAFQENVGRQGKFPHGIDIVTAADYFSVGMRNNAYLEVSIFIAQYKEYDKLLIKHLLEKKIVHWDTSIRELAAMALGRLVKLKPSTAKESIFPELLLLTETSNINKRHGGVMAIGEVLSGISETLDPNVELGEELLEKIINLVLNLKNHGKLKGISSELVKMACCHLIKLISTSNIIVKDKQIIDEWRLLLEDCLSNEMLDLRNKAAQAICPLFEKYYTPDSSDTGTIINTYVQKLSSNHMMERIGYSLALGSLPSSFMNNYIVLILKGLIDCTKITRLTIKWAESRKDAVIAITKIWSKLIYIPSYVDNCIKHSNAILHCLLDCALEYTMDHRGDVGVWVREAAINSLEVVVLDLTDIQPNILDENTMKQIMCALVRQGVDRIDKIRGLSCMVLTKLLHKKKNIVPNIAHRNELEIMFRKKDSFNWFTESDSFSVMVKFLSMPEYKYPVLVGLLVCIGGVSESLVKEACHNFSQHMKSIADDEFENLCNDIIAVWGGKVAEVDADERIHQCILMSIERLATAGAFKDQFERNESEFAANILTLVKKEAVSSKGGSSKLTSCVELLCHIVQVPGQVGIRSMTQLSIFLAHRFAWLRKVVAARLVEVLIVYSDRFGVPDENINKVVELLEEFDWQDSSVEKVRTERNKICGLLNVPIPKVVVKTNNLH, translated from the exons ATGGTTCTGCCTGTTAATTCCATGTCAGATTCATTAGATGATACCAGTGAAGGTGTTGGATTGGGTTGCTGTTTAGTATTGTTTACAGAATGGAAACAAATTATTGACTTTATTGATGAACTCCCAGAAATCTATTCAAATGAGAGCCAAAGTGAAAATTCatatgaaaaattcaaatatatacttacacaatACACAGAACAACCTCATTTAATTGATCCATATTTGTGTGAAATACTGGGAAAAATTTTGTCCATTGTACGTGATACTTCTAAACCATCACTATTAAAGCATAAAGCATTTCGTTATTTGTTCTTAGTAGTTAGTGTTAGAGGTTATAAAGTTGTTTTGCAAAATTTACCACATGAG gtttccgatttagaaaaagttttaaaaatgttagaagAACAAAATGAATCTGATCATGACTCTTGGGAAACTCGTTATTGTCTTTTATTATGGttatctattattgttattataccatTTGATATGTGTAAACTAGATGGAACCATGCATATAGAGTGTAAAACTACCTTACaaag attagtTGATGTGGTTATGACATATTTAAGTTCTGGTGATGCCTGTAGAGATATGGCTACAGTTTTAGCAAGTCGCCTGTTTATCAGATCAGATGTTAAGGAATCCCATCTTCCAATTTTTCTGGATTGGGTTAAACta aaaatatcaGATGAAAAAGCAACTCGGTGGGAGAGATTAGGAGCAATGAGCAGCATTGCTGCTATTTTTAAAGCTGCTAGACGAGAAGACGCTCAAAAATTTGTAGAAGAaatttttgaatgtttaaaacTGTCAAAATGTAAAAGTGATTCTTTGAGATTAACAcgcaaatattatatgaaaattgtaCAAAGAGCTG gtTTAACATTACTAAAAGTACGAATCGCAGCATGGCGTTATGATCGTGGTACTAGGTCATTAGAACAGAATTTATTAAGTACAGAACCACATACAATTGAGacaaaatatgttcaaattGCTGAGGAAGATGATGATGAAATTCCTCCACTTTTAGAAGACATTATTCAAGAATTAATAGAAGGATTAAAAGATACTGATATTATTGTCAG atattcagCTGCTAAAGGAGTAGGTCGAATTACTGGCCGTTTATCAAAGACATATGGTAATGAAGTAGTAAATGCTGTGTTAAGTATGTTGAGTCCTGAAGAAAATGATAATGCATGGCATGGAGGATGTTTAGCACTTGCTGAATTGG gtcGTCGTGGTTTACTTCTCAGTGAAAATTTACCTCTTGTTGTACCTGCTGTTATTAAAGCTTTGGTGTATGATGAACCTAAAGGTTATACATCAGTTGGATCACATATTAGAGATGCTGCATGTTATGTTTGTTGGTCTTTTGCAAGAGCATTTAGTACTAATGACATTCAGCCATATGTCGAAGAAATTGCTGGTGCATTATTAGCAGTTGCTTGTTATGACAGagag ttgacATGCCGTAGAGCAGCTTCAGCAGCGTTTCAAGAGAATGTTGGTCGTCAAGGTAAATTTCCACATGGAATTGATATTGTGACAGCAGCTGATTATTTCTCAGTTGGTATGCGTAATAATGCTTATTTAGAAGTGAGCATTTTTATTGCTCAGTACAAAGAGTATGATAAACTATTGATCAAGCATCTATTAGAAAAGAAAATAGTACATTGGGACACTTCAATTCGTGAATTGGCAGCAATG GCTTTGGGAAGACTTGTAAAATTAAAGCCATCAACAGCTAAAGAATCAATTTTTCCTGAACTACTATTATTAACAGAAACATCAAACATTAACAAACGACATGGAGGTGTTATGGCTATTGGAGAAGTATTAAGTGGAATATCCGAAACTCTTGATCCTAATGTTGAATTAGGAGAAGAACTGTtagagaaaataattaatcttgTTCTTAACTTGAAAAATCATGGGAAATTAAAAGGCATCAGTAGTGAATTAGTAAAAATGGCATGCTGTCATCTTATTAAACTCATATCTACAAGTAACATAATTGTTAAAGACAAACAAATTATAG ATGAATGGAGATTATTATTAGAAGATTGTTTATCAAATGAAATGTTAGATTTAAGGAACAAGGCTGCTCAAGCCATTTGtcctttatttgaaaaatactatacTCCTGATTCATCTGATACTGGTACTATAATCAATACATATGTACAAAAATTGTCTTCAAATCATATGATGGAACGTATTGGTTATAGCCTAGCATTAGGCTCATTACCTTCttcatttatgaataattatattgtattgatacTGAAAGGTCTCATAGACTGTACTAAAATAACTCGACTAACAATAAAATGGGCTGAATCTCGAAAAGATGCTGTAATtgctataacaaaaatttggAGTAAACtgatttatataccta GCTATGtggataattgtataaaacattcaaatgcaatattacattgtttattaGACTGTGCTTTAGAGTATACTATGGATCATCGAGGTGATGTTGGTGTTTGGGTAAGAGAAGCAGCCATCAATAGTTTAGAG gtAGTAGTATTGGATTTGACTGATATTCAACCTAACATACTGGatgaaaatacaatgaaacaaattatgtGTGCTCTAGTAAGGCAAGGTGTTGATCGAATAGATAAAATTCGAGGACTTTCATGTATGGTCTTAACAAAGTTACTGCACAA gaaaaaaaatattgttcctAATATTGCTCATCGAAACGAACTTGAAAtaatgtttagaaaaaaagattCATTTAATTGGTTCACAGAATCTGACTCTTTTTCTGTAATGGTGAAATTTTTGAGTATGCCTGAATATAAGTACCCTGTGTTGGTTGGTCTATTAGTTTGTATTGGCGGTGTTTCAGAAAGTcta gtaAAAGAAGCTTGTCACAATTTCTCTCAGCACATGAAATCTATTGCTGATGacgaatttgaaaatttatgcAATGACATTATTGCTGTATGGGGTGGTAAAGTAGCTGAAGTTGATGCTGATGAAAGAATTCATCAGTGTATATTAATGTCTATTGAACGACTGGCTACAGCTGGAGCGTTTAAAGATCAATTTGAACGTAATGAATCTGAATTTGCCGCTAATATACTAACACTTGTAAAAAAAGAAGCTGTTTCTTCTAAAGGAGGCTCTTCCAAATTGACATCGTGCGTTGAATTGCTTTGTCATATAGTACag GTACCTGGACAAGTTGGAATACGCTCAATGAcccaattatcaatatttttagcacATAGATTTGCCTGGTTACGAAAAGTGGTAGCAGCACGACTAGTAGAAGTTTTAATTGTGTATTCAGATAGGTTCGGTGTACcagatgaaaatataaacaaagttGTTGAATTACTTGAAGAATTTGATTGGCAAGACTCTAGTGTAGAAAAAGTAAGAACTGAACGTAACAAAATTTGTGGTCTTCTAAATGTACCCATTCCAAAGGTTgttgtaaaaactaataatttgcaCTGA
- the LOC114128083 gene encoding EF-hand domain-containing protein 1-like isoform X2: MDGLPFIPGFRFTDITKKDYHLSSQFRWKNGYAIPKDKLTGIGKAPLDVDCMLYSKTLGTTGYNPTLTYGQAKDPPKPIVQPHFIMFDGKCLSFNGFTQQPITESAVDTFRVRRVKITYFLVDDSISVVEPIVENAGYVQGCLLKRGQIPNPHRKNKNWHWSDLNNGVELSFYGVVYKLCSCDSFTRQFLSSQGVEVDVDKPVPDDPYMSARREQLLQQKKQQSKTLALKSGFSSRSIEDDKLKQFLENDGKVLRFYTAWLDEGSEPVEWKFFVLLYFLAYDRIEIYESRNMGNTSGQNSFPLFLGKIRLPKDWSDLPQPGNKECKEYYQPKDFIIGNTIFVMGRRFLLYDCDPFTRDYFKDILQIIQPDSIQMFKPKDNFPTVSKLVIPPHTGIGDPDDTRQNCLSLIPKAPKTLDFVTYVLNASKKLRYKLKMVPVYEVDNLRDFIMEYCLGNDQMTIVELASKNSGFIKGRFMSSTRLRKPGTNVDEDQFYGTKDFAIGAKLHVRGSVFIIVELDLWTYNYMNENKDKFTQEAIDKAKCYLESKGLLIIEQKPDVINQNSITRDISKSNQIESLEDTIMINITNQSNINI, translated from the exons ATGGACGGTCTACCTTTCATACCAGGATTTCGTTTTACAGACATAACG AAAAAAGATTACCATTTAAGTTCTCAGTTTCGATGGAAAAACGGATATGCTATTCCTAAAGATAAACTAACTGGCATAGGAAAAGCACCCTTAGACGTGGATTGTATGCTGTACAGTAAAACATTAGGCACCACAGG gtATAATCCAACATTGACGTATGGACAAGCAAAAGACCCACCTAAACCAATTGTTCAACCACATTTCATAATGTTTGATGGAAAATGTCTCTCCTTTAATGGATTTACTCAACAGCCTATAACTGAATCAGCTGTGGACACGTTTAGAGTGCGCCgtgttaaaattacatattttttggttGACGACTCTATAAGTGTTGTAGAACCCATTGTAGag AACGCAGGTTATGTCCAAGGATGTCTACTGAAGCGCGGCCAGATACCGAATCCACACCGTAAGAACAAGAATTGGCATTGGTCTGACTTAAACAACGGTGTGGAACTTAGTTTCTATGGAGTCGTGTATAAATTGTGCAGCTGCGACTCATTCACCAGACAATTTTTATCGAGCCAGGGTGTGGAAGTTGATGTCGACAAACCAGTACCTGACGACCCCTACATGAGTGCCAGACGGGAACAGTTACTTCAGCAAAAGAAACAACAGTCGAAAACATTGGCATTAAAGAGTGGATTTAGCAGCCGATCGATCGAAGACGATAAGCTCAAACAGTTTTTAGAGAATGACGGCAAGGTACTCAG ATTTTACACGGCGTGGCTTGATGAAGGATCTGAACCTGTAGAATGGAAGTTCTTTGTACTTCTGTATTTTTTGGCTTATGACCGTATAGAAATTTACGAATCAAGAAACATGGGAAATACATCTGGACAAAACTCTTTCCCTTTGTTCTTAGGCAAAATTAGATTGCCAAAAGATTGGTCAGATTTACCGC aacCTGGAAACAAAGAATGTAAAGAATATTATCAACCAAAAGATTTTATCATAGgaaatactatttttgtgATGGGTCGTAG atttttactaTACGACTGTGATCCATTTACTAGAGACTACTTTAAAGACATTTTGCAAATTATTCAACCTGATTctattcaaatgtttaaacCAAAGGATAATTTTCCAACTGTATCTAAACTG GTAATACCACCTCACACAGGAATTGGTGATCCAGATGATACACGACAGAATTGTTTATCCCTGATACCCAAAGCCCCGAAAACATTGGATTTTGTTACTTATGTGCTAAATGCTAGTAAAAAACTTAGATATAAATTGAAGATGGTACCAGTGTATGAAGTAGATAATCTTCGTGATTTCATCATGGAATATTGCCTTGGCAATGATCAAATGACTATAGTTGAATTGGCTAGTAAGAATAGTGGATTCATTAAAGGACGGTTCATGTCATCCACAAGGTTAAGGAAACCAGGGACTAACGTAGACGAAGATCAATTTTATGGGACCAAGGATTTTGCTATtg GTGCAAAATTACATGTAAGAGgatcagtttttataattgttgagcTAGATCTATGgacatacaattatatgaatgaaaataaGGATAAGTTTACCCAGGAGGCCATTGACAAAGCTAAATGTTATCTTGAAAGTAAAGGTTTGCTAATTATAGAGCAAAAACCAGATGTCATTAATCAGAATTCAATAACCAGAGATATCAGTAAATCTAATCAGATTGAATCACTGGAAGAcactattatgattaatataacaaaccaatctaatattaatatttaa
- the LOC114128083 gene encoding EF-hand domain-containing protein 1-like isoform X1 gives MDGLPFIPGFRFTDITKKDYHLSSQFRWKNGYAIPKDKLTGIGKAPLDVDCMLYSKTLGTTGYNPTLTYGQAKDPPKPIVQPHFIMFDGKCLSFNGFTQQPITESAVDTFRVRRVKITYFLVDDSISVVEPIVENAGYVQGCLLKRGQIPNPHRKNKNWHWSDLNNGVELSFYGVVYKLCSCDSFTRQFLSSQGVEVDVDKPVPDDPYMSARREQLLQQKKQQSKTLALKSGFSSRSIEDDKLKQFLENDGKVLRFYTAWLDEGSEPVEWKFFVLLYFLAYDRIEIYESRNMGNTSGQNSFPLFLGKIRLPKDWSDLPPNFPSIYLEPGNKECKEYYQPKDFIIGNTIFVMGRRFLLYDCDPFTRDYFKDILQIIQPDSIQMFKPKDNFPTVSKLVIPPHTGIGDPDDTRQNCLSLIPKAPKTLDFVTYVLNASKKLRYKLKMVPVYEVDNLRDFIMEYCLGNDQMTIVELASKNSGFIKGRFMSSTRLRKPGTNVDEDQFYGTKDFAIGAKLHVRGSVFIIVELDLWTYNYMNENKDKFTQEAIDKAKCYLESKGLLIIEQKPDVINQNSITRDISKSNQIESLEDTIMINITNQSNINI, from the exons ATGGACGGTCTACCTTTCATACCAGGATTTCGTTTTACAGACATAACG AAAAAAGATTACCATTTAAGTTCTCAGTTTCGATGGAAAAACGGATATGCTATTCCTAAAGATAAACTAACTGGCATAGGAAAAGCACCCTTAGACGTGGATTGTATGCTGTACAGTAAAACATTAGGCACCACAGG gtATAATCCAACATTGACGTATGGACAAGCAAAAGACCCACCTAAACCAATTGTTCAACCACATTTCATAATGTTTGATGGAAAATGTCTCTCCTTTAATGGATTTACTCAACAGCCTATAACTGAATCAGCTGTGGACACGTTTAGAGTGCGCCgtgttaaaattacatattttttggttGACGACTCTATAAGTGTTGTAGAACCCATTGTAGag AACGCAGGTTATGTCCAAGGATGTCTACTGAAGCGCGGCCAGATACCGAATCCACACCGTAAGAACAAGAATTGGCATTGGTCTGACTTAAACAACGGTGTGGAACTTAGTTTCTATGGAGTCGTGTATAAATTGTGCAGCTGCGACTCATTCACCAGACAATTTTTATCGAGCCAGGGTGTGGAAGTTGATGTCGACAAACCAGTACCTGACGACCCCTACATGAGTGCCAGACGGGAACAGTTACTTCAGCAAAAGAAACAACAGTCGAAAACATTGGCATTAAAGAGTGGATTTAGCAGCCGATCGATCGAAGACGATAAGCTCAAACAGTTTTTAGAGAATGACGGCAAGGTACTCAG ATTTTACACGGCGTGGCTTGATGAAGGATCTGAACCTGTAGAATGGAAGTTCTTTGTACTTCTGTATTTTTTGGCTTATGACCGTATAGAAATTTACGAATCAAGAAACATGGGAAATACATCTGGACAAAACTCTTTCCCTTTGTTCTTAGGCAAAATTAGATTGCCAAAAGATTGGTCAGATTTACCGC caaATTTTCcatcaatttatttagaacCTGGAAACAAAGAATGTAAAGAATATTATCAACCAAAAGATTTTATCATAGgaaatactatttttgtgATGGGTCGTAG atttttactaTACGACTGTGATCCATTTACTAGAGACTACTTTAAAGACATTTTGCAAATTATTCAACCTGATTctattcaaatgtttaaacCAAAGGATAATTTTCCAACTGTATCTAAACTG GTAATACCACCTCACACAGGAATTGGTGATCCAGATGATACACGACAGAATTGTTTATCCCTGATACCCAAAGCCCCGAAAACATTGGATTTTGTTACTTATGTGCTAAATGCTAGTAAAAAACTTAGATATAAATTGAAGATGGTACCAGTGTATGAAGTAGATAATCTTCGTGATTTCATCATGGAATATTGCCTTGGCAATGATCAAATGACTATAGTTGAATTGGCTAGTAAGAATAGTGGATTCATTAAAGGACGGTTCATGTCATCCACAAGGTTAAGGAAACCAGGGACTAACGTAGACGAAGATCAATTTTATGGGACCAAGGATTTTGCTATtg GTGCAAAATTACATGTAAGAGgatcagtttttataattgttgagcTAGATCTATGgacatacaattatatgaatgaaaataaGGATAAGTTTACCCAGGAGGCCATTGACAAAGCTAAATGTTATCTTGAAAGTAAAGGTTTGCTAATTATAGAGCAAAAACCAGATGTCATTAATCAGAATTCAATAACCAGAGATATCAGTAAATCTAATCAGATTGAATCACTGGAAGAcactattatgattaatataacaaaccaatctaatattaatatttaa
- the LOC114128094 gene encoding ribosome biogenesis protein WDR12 homolog encodes MDRSKKKVDLGSQIQIKFITKQEIYAVPEFPFAVDSKIQCENLNKLVNELLKDKLSDDNGVVKKVDFDFLVNGELLRTPLDIHLTNKNVSSESNVVVEYMEATPSPEPMDCLIHDDWVSAIHSSGSWIITGCYDNSIHIWTNKGKHKTGISGHTGPVKAVQWISVSNDSATFVSGSQDQSIRVWDWDIKKGTTNCLQIGRGHERSVECISVSPDSTRFATGGWDTMLKIWSADPNYEPADKPAKKLKSETKIMPPIMTLKGHKENISSVQFINNSDLITASWDHTIKHWDGEIGGIKTEIVGNKSFFNHDYSDLNGSVITCSSDRHIRLYDLRSKEGSLVKGTYSSHTQWVTTVRWSKTEEYQFVSGGYDNQMKLWDTRSPKVPLFELTGHEEKVMCSDWSNQKLILSGGADNTVRIFKNKNVKTV; translated from the exons ATGGACCGCTCAAAAAAGAAGGTCGATTTAGGAtctcaaattcaaataaaattcattacaaAACAAGAAAT ttatgctGTACCAGAATTTCCTTTTGCAGTCGATTCAAAAATCCAATGTGAAAATTTGAACAAACTAGTTAACGAATTATTAAAAg ataaattatctGATGATAATGGAGTTGTGAAAAAggttgattttgattttttggtcAATGGTGAATTACTGCGTACTCCTTTAGACATTCatttgacaaataaaaatgtatctagtGAAAGCAATGTGGTTGTTGAATACATGGAAGCTACTCCGTCACCTGAACCAATGGATTGTCTTATACATGATGACTGGGTATCTGCTATACACTCTAGTGGatcttg GATCATAACAGGATGTTATGATAATTCAATTCATATATGGACAAACAAAGGGAAACATAAAACAGGTATATCAGGACATACTGGGCCTGTGAAAGCAGTACAATGGATTTCTGTCTCAAATGATTCTGCTACATTTGTTAG tggCTCTCAGGATCAGTCAATTAGAGTTTGGGATTGGGATATAAAGAAAGGAACTACCAATTGCTTACAAATTGGCCGTGGACATGAAAGATCTGTGGAATGTATAAGTGTTAGTCCAGATTCGACCAGATTTGCTACTGGTGGATGGGACACtatgttgaaaatttggtCAGCAG ATCCAAATTATGAGCCTGCTGATAAACCAGCTAAGAAACTCAAAtctgaaacaaaaattatg CCTCCAATCATGACATTAAAAGGCcacaaagaaaatatatcatctgttcagtttattaataactcTGATCTAATTACGGCTTCTTGGGATCATACTATAAAACATTGGGATGGAGAGATAGGTGGAATCAAAACAGAAATTGTTGGtaacaaatcatttttcaatCATGATTACTCAGATTTGAATGGATCGGTAATAACATGTTCATCTGATAGACATATTAGATTATATGATCTAAGATCAAaag agGGTTCATTAGTTAAAGGTACTTACTCATCACACACACAGTGGGTGACCACTGTTAGATGGTCTAAAACTGAAGAATATCAATTTGTATCTGGTGGATATGACAATCAAATGAAATTGTGGGATACTAgaag cccTAAAGTACCATTGTTCGAATTGACTGGCCACGAAGAAAAAGTAATGTGCAGTGATTGgtcaaatcaaaaattaattttgtcagGAGGAGCTGATAATACTGttcgaatttttaaaaataaaaatgtaaaaactgtttag